Proteins from a genomic interval of Streptococcus sp. D7B5:
- the sipA gene encoding PI-2 pilus system signal peptidase SipA — protein MLLKKKHKKTVTQVSRDKSPPSVWGDILYLVSKLLMVGFVLATLYFFVFGLLRYNDDGMKPALKDGDLVVYYRLDKRYSIGDLLVYSYKGKERVARVIATEGSTIDINENGLIINGSPQQEQDIYKETLLYKEGATFPMKVPAGQLFVLGDNRTTAVDSRAFGTIPIQDTHGKVVTVLRRRGF, from the coding sequence ATGCTACTTAAAAAGAAACATAAGAAAACAGTAACACAAGTCAGTCGGGATAAGTCTCCGCCGAGTGTATGGGGAGATATCCTCTACTTAGTCAGTAAGCTTCTGATGGTTGGGTTTGTACTGGCCACCCTTTACTTTTTTGTCTTTGGACTATTGAGATACAATGACGATGGCATGAAGCCAGCCTTAAAAGATGGCGACTTGGTTGTCTACTATAGGTTGGATAAACGTTATTCGATTGGTGACCTGCTCGTCTATAGTTATAAGGGCAAGGAAAGAGTGGCGCGTGTCATAGCAACCGAAGGAAGTACGATCGATATAAACGAAAATGGTCTCATCATCAACGGTTCTCCTCAACAAGAGCAGGATATCTACAAAGAAACGCTGCTCTATAAGGAAGGGGCTACCTTCCCAATGAAAGTCCCAGCAGGACAACTCTTTGTCCTCGGGGACAATCGAACAACGGCTGTAGATAGTCGTGCTTTTGGAACCATTCCTATACAGGATACCCATGGCAAGGTGGTAACAGTCTTAAGGCGACGGGGCTTTTGA
- a CDS encoding FctA domain-containing protein, translating into MKKTFLKKLVTASIAAVTALSVFRGVPTFADDNDVATAKATGETSAKVSINKVLNIAEGITTPEATFTFTFTPKTGTSSNGAPYETIDSSNGQITDKNVSYSGTDVLATGQTNIKKDTGDIFREVNYTHAGEYVYTVAEKQNVGWKVIQKNGSPIDFMTYDNRNYEMHVIVKNKTTGGTYISSVYFKQVSPSVNGKVKPSESGTTYKYDLFTNIYRKNAGKITDPNEPNPNKPNVSKVDPNAKSLVIKKVVSGATADKSKDFTFKLTFTKASTETSQSITGKIGETSKTFVYGQETTITLRHDQSLVFDTIPAGTRYKLVETGSQGYTASAAYKENGASKNQAGTVSTNFTQDSILIGEKPNDNTITNSLPDVTPTGLLIDNLPFILMIGLGLAGFVVLSKKRRQA; encoded by the coding sequence ATGAAAAAAACATTTTTGAAAAAATTAGTTACTGCAAGTATTGCAGCTGTAACCGCCTTGTCGGTCTTTAGAGGAGTGCCAACATTTGCGGATGATAATGATGTGGCGACTGCCAAAGCAACTGGTGAAACAAGTGCAAAAGTTTCTATTAATAAGGTGTTGAACATTGCTGAAGGAATTACAACACCTGAAGCAACTTTTACATTTACTTTCACCCCAAAAACTGGTACATCATCAAATGGTGCACCCTATGAAACAATTGATTCTTCTAATGGTCAAATTACAGATAAAAATGTATCTTATTCTGGAACAGACGTTTTAGCAACTGGCCAAACTAACATTAAGAAAGATACCGGCGATATTTTTAGAGAAGTGAACTATACACATGCTGGTGAATATGTCTATACTGTTGCTGAAAAACAAAATGTTGGTTGGAAAGTTATTCAAAAAAATGGTTCACCTATTGATTTTATGACATATGATAATCGCAACTATGAAATGCACGTTATTGTTAAGAACAAAACTACAGGAGGAACATATATTTCTTCTGTGTATTTTAAACAAGTATCCCCAAGTGTGAATGGTAAAGTAAAACCATCTGAAAGTGGAACTACTTACAAATATGATCTTTTCACTAACATTTATCGTAAAAATGCTGGTAAAATTACAGATCCAAATGAACCAAACCCTAATAAACCAAATGTTTCAAAAGTTGACCCAAATGCTAAATCTTTAGTAATTAAAAAAGTTGTATCAGGTGCTACTGCAGATAAATCAAAAGATTTCACTTTCAAGCTTACTTTCACAAAAGCATCTACAGAAACTTCACAATCAATCACTGGTAAAATCGGTGAAACCTCAAAAACATTTGTCTATGGTCAAGAAACGACTATAACACTACGTCACGATCAATCTTTAGTGTTTGACACAATTCCTGCTGGTACTCGTTATAAATTGGTTGAAACTGGATCTCAAGGTTACACAGCTTCAGCTGCATATAAGGAGAACGGAGCATCAAAAAATCAAGCTGGTACAGTTTCTACAAATTTCACTCAAGATAGTATCCTTATTGGTGAAAAACCAAACGATAACACTATCACAAATAGCTTACCAGACGTTACCCCTACTGGTCTCTTGATTGACAACCTTCCTTTCATCTTGATGATTGGTCTTGGTTTGGCTGGATTTGTTGTTTTGTCTAAAAAACGCAGACAAGCTTAA
- the srtB gene encoding class B sortase, whose product MKIKREKPKRSLSRRLVLAVDALMNHILLLLTALVFLFGFYALWDANQVYSQASSSEYEAYRPVSTSEKDELASFSGFHKLQQVNPEVLGWINVYGTNIDYPLVQAKDNEKYLNKDSKGEFAATGAIFLEARNESKFEDFNTIIYGHHVENGVMFGDVAKFSDKEFFDQHRYGSIYYNGVEKGLEIFEMLEVDAYDFNIYDPGINGDDRRQEYIDHLLSVAIHKRDITLGPNDHIILLSTCFLDVTNGRHIVVAKITDTVPKNTFHTKKSKPFPYSVFDDSSLGRFLSSIPLWIWYIILFILLLLLIFLLIILYLILRRRREAKEEGADTITD is encoded by the coding sequence ATGAAAATCAAGCGTGAGAAACCCAAAAGGAGTTTGTCTAGGCGTCTGGTCCTTGCTGTAGATGCATTGATGAATCATATCTTGCTCCTCTTGACAGCCTTAGTCTTTCTCTTTGGTTTCTACGCCCTCTGGGATGCCAATCAGGTTTATTCTCAGGCTTCATCAAGTGAGTATGAGGCCTATAGACCTGTTAGTACCAGTGAGAAGGATGAGCTTGCTAGTTTTTCTGGCTTTCACAAGCTACAGCAAGTCAATCCAGAGGTTCTCGGTTGGATCAATGTCTATGGCACCAATATCGACTATCCCTTAGTTCAAGCCAAAGACAATGAAAAATACCTGAACAAGGATTCCAAGGGAGAATTTGCAGCTACAGGGGCTATTTTCCTTGAGGCTCGAAATGAATCCAAGTTCGAAGACTTTAATACCATCATCTACGGACACCATGTAGAAAATGGGGTTATGTTTGGAGATGTAGCAAAGTTTTCTGATAAGGAATTTTTTGACCAGCATCGCTACGGCAGTATTTACTATAATGGCGTTGAAAAAGGTCTTGAAATCTTTGAAATGCTCGAGGTGGACGCCTATGACTTTAACATCTACGATCCAGGTATTAATGGGGATGATCGGCGCCAAGAATATATCGATCACTTACTCTCGGTTGCCATTCACAAACGAGACATTACACTGGGGCCAAATGACCATATCATTCTTCTCAGTACCTGTTTCCTAGACGTAACAAATGGGAGACATATCGTAGTTGCCAAGATTACGGATACAGTTCCAAAGAACACCTTCCATACGAAAAAATCAAAACCATTCCCTTATAGTGTCTTTGATGATTCGTCGCTCGGACGATTTCTCTCATCGATTCCTTTGTGGATATGGTATATCATCTTATTTATCTTGCTCTTGCTATTGATCTTCTTGCTCATCATCCTCTATTTGATCTTGCGTCGTAGAAGAGAAGCAAAGGAAGAAGGAGCAGATACCATTACTGACTAA
- the srtB gene encoding class B sortase, which produces MKTSTSHKTIMVILSLFLVFFCLFTADRALASDYDHYNPIEKDASSTGFETLQHLNKDVCGWISLDGTKVDYPLLQSQDNVKYLDRNAFGDYTVSGSIFLDYRFNPNFTDFNTIIYGHSMASGAMFGEIQKFADQDFFEKHRYGSIYYNGRERGLEIFGILEVDAYDTEIYRTLSSNDEEHQAYYQYLLSKAKYKRDVSLTSTDKIVLLSTCFLNITNGRHILLAKITDAPVKASQYKSGEAVGTRYFDQGIPTHWIYILAFLLLIIVILLLVVIILIIRRDRKTKEQKK; this is translated from the coding sequence ATGAAAACAAGTACGAGTCACAAGACCATAATGGTCATTCTATCCCTCTTTCTAGTTTTTTTCTGTCTTTTTACAGCTGATAGAGCTCTTGCGAGCGACTACGATCATTATAATCCCATTGAAAAGGATGCCAGCAGTACGGGCTTTGAAACCTTGCAGCACCTCAACAAGGATGTTTGTGGTTGGATTAGCCTTGATGGGACCAAGGTAGACTATCCCCTCTTGCAGAGTCAGGACAATGTCAAATACCTTGACCGCAATGCTTTTGGCGATTATACTGTGTCAGGTTCTATATTCCTAGACTATCGTTTTAACCCAAATTTTACGGACTTTAACACCATCATTTATGGTCACTCCATGGCTTCTGGTGCTATGTTTGGGGAGATTCAAAAATTTGCGGATCAAGATTTTTTTGAAAAGCATCGCTATGGTTCTATCTACTACAATGGTCGTGAACGTGGTCTTGAGATATTTGGGATTTTAGAAGTGGATGCCTATGACACGGAGATTTACCGAACTTTGAGTTCCAACGATGAGGAACACCAGGCTTACTATCAATATCTGCTAAGTAAAGCCAAGTACAAGCGAGATGTTTCTTTGACTTCAACAGACAAGATTGTTTTATTAAGCACCTGTTTCCTTAATATTACCAACGGAAGACATATCCTCTTAGCTAAAATAACGGATGCACCAGTAAAAGCCTCCCAGTATAAAAGTGGGGAAGCAGTAGGAACACGCTATTTTGACCAAGGTATACCAACGCATTGGATTTATATCCTTGCCTTTCTTCTCCTGATTATCGTCATTTTACTCCTTGTCGTTATCATCCTAATCATAAGACGAGATAGAAAAACAAAAGAACAAAAGAAATAG